The following are encoded together in the Rhodobacter sp. genome:
- a CDS encoding FAD-dependent oxidoreductase, with product MQRIKTDLCVIGAGSGGLSVAAGAVQMGARVVLIEGALMGGDCLNHGCVPSKALLAAGKAAAAHRRGFAGVAADEPALDFAAAGDHVARVIAAIAPHDSQERFEGLGVEVIRDWAEFTSPREVRAGKTLIRARRFVIATGARPLIPPIPGLDAVPCLTNETLFSLREPPGHLLIVGGGPIGLEMAQAHRRLGCKVTVIDGAAALGREDPEAAALVLARLRAEGVEIVEHAPIERIAGRAGAIEVQVAGGTVMMGTHLLMAVGRKPSLERLNLDAAGVRTDRGAVAVDDRLRSSNRRVYAIGDAAGRGQFTHVAGYQAGVVLRSLLFALPARARTDHIPRVTYTDPELAQIGLTETEAHRAHGAELTVLRQAFADNDRARAEGHDEGMLKLMVVRGRAVGVTIAGPGAGDLIAPWALVLANRLKLGAIAAAVLPYPTMGELSKRAAGAYFTPRLFDNALVKRVVRLVQTLVP from the coding sequence ATGCAACGGATCAAGACCGACCTTTGCGTGATCGGCGCTGGCTCGGGCGGGTTGTCGGTGGCGGCCGGCGCGGTCCAGATGGGCGCGCGCGTCGTCTTGATCGAGGGCGCCCTGATGGGCGGCGACTGCCTGAACCACGGCTGCGTGCCCTCGAAGGCGCTGCTGGCGGCGGGCAAGGCCGCGGCCGCGCACCGGCGCGGCTTTGCCGGCGTCGCGGCGGATGAGCCCGCGCTGGATTTCGCCGCCGCCGGGGACCATGTCGCGCGGGTGATCGCCGCCATCGCCCCCCACGATTCGCAAGAGAGGTTCGAAGGGCTGGGCGTCGAGGTGATCCGCGACTGGGCCGAATTCACCAGCCCGCGCGAGGTGCGGGCGGGCAAGACGCTGATCCGCGCCCGCCGCTTTGTCATCGCCACCGGCGCGCGGCCGCTGATCCCGCCGATCCCGGGGCTGGACGCGGTGCCCTGTCTGACGAACGAGACGCTCTTTTCCCTGCGCGAGCCTCCGGGCCATCTGCTGATTGTCGGGGGCGGGCCGATCGGGCTGGAAATGGCCCAGGCGCATCGGCGTCTGGGGTGCAAGGTCACGGTGATCGATGGCGCCGCCGCGCTGGGCCGCGAGGACCCCGAGGCCGCCGCACTGGTGCTGGCCCGCCTGCGCGCCGAGGGGGTCGAGATCGTCGAGCACGCGCCGATCGAGCGGATCGCCGGGCGCGCGGGCGCGATCGAGGTGCAGGTCGCCGGTGGCACGGTGATGATGGGCACGCATCTGTTGATGGCCGTCGGGCGCAAACCGTCGCTGGAGCGGCTGAATCTGGACGCGGCGGGCGTGCGGACGGACCGCGGCGCCGTGGCGGTGGACGACCGTCTGCGCAGTTCGAACCGGCGGGTCTACGCCATCGGTGACGCGGCCGGGCGCGGCCAGTTCACCCATGTCGCGGGGTATCAGGCCGGGGTGGTCCTCAGGTCGCTGTTGTTCGCGCTGCCCGCCCGGGCGCGCACCGACCACATCCCGCGCGTGACCTACACCGATCCCGAACTGGCCCAGATCGGCCTGACCGAGACCGAGGCCCACCGTGCCCATGGCGCCGAACTGACCGTCCTTCGGCAGGCGTTTGCGGACAATGACCGCGCCCGCGCCGAGGGGCACGACGAGGGGATGCTGAAGCTGATGGTGGTGCGTGGGCGCGCGGTCGGGGTGACCATCGCCGGACCCGGGGCCGGCGACTTGATCGCGCCCTGGGCGCTGGTTCTGGCCAACCGCTTGAAACTGGGCGCGATTGCCGCGGCCGTTTTGCCCTATCCCACGATGGGAGAACTTTCAAAACGCGCCGCAGGTGCCTATTTTACGCCCAGACTTTTTGATAATGCCTTGGTGAAGCGGGTGGTCAGACTGGTGCAGACTTTGGTGCCGTGA
- a CDS encoding glutathione S-transferase has protein sequence MTRNPGPYDLCIADRAYSSWSLRGWLLFDAFGLVPRLVVTRLYEPGFAESLKAFAPARTVPALRLPEGVCIGDSLAIAEELASRHPGAGHWPSDPRARAVARALAAEMHASFPALRSHCPMNLRVSYSDCSLPQPVREDLHRLETLWAWARAECGAGGTWLCGAYSAADAFFAPVAARVAGYNLPMGPQAMDYVQAHLAHPSFRRWRAMGQVDGADQPFYDRPYPRRPWPGPAPLPAEVCDGPSVNATCPYSGRKVTHFLRVGVTVLGFCNAFCRDKTLADVEAWPQALSCLET, from the coding sequence ATGACCCGCAACCCGGGCCCCTACGACCTCTGCATTGCCGATCGCGCCTATTCCAGCTGGTCGCTGCGCGGCTGGCTGCTGTTCGACGCCTTCGGGCTTGTGCCCCGGCTGGTGGTGACCCGGCTCTACGAGCCCGGCTTTGCCGAATCGCTCAAGGCCTTCGCGCCGGCCCGCACCGTGCCGGCCCTGCGTCTGCCCGAGGGGGTCTGCATCGGCGACAGCCTCGCCATCGCCGAGGAACTGGCCAGCCGTCATCCCGGGGCCGGGCATTGGCCATCGGATCCGCGGGCGCGCGCCGTTGCCCGCGCGCTGGCGGCCGAAATGCACGCCTCGTTCCCCGCGTTGCGCAGCCATTGCCCGATGAATCTGCGCGTATCCTACAGCGATTGCAGCCTGCCGCAGCCGGTGCGCGAAGACCTTCACCGTCTGGAAACGCTGTGGGCCTGGGCGCGGGCGGAATGCGGGGCTGGGGGGACATGGCTGTGCGGCGCTTACAGTGCCGCCGATGCATTCTTTGCCCCTGTCGCGGCGCGGGTCGCGGGATACAACCTGCCGATGGGGCCGCAGGCCATGGACTATGTCCAGGCGCATCTGGCGCACCCCTCGTTCCGGCGCTGGCGGGCGATGGGGCAGGTGGACGGGGCGGATCAGCCCTTTTACGACCGGCCCTATCCGCGCCGCCCCTGGCCCGGTCCCGCGCCCTTGCCGGCCGAGGTCTGCGACGGCCCTTCGGTCAACGCGACCTGCCCCTACTCCGGGCGGAAGGTCACGCATTTCCTGCGTGTCGGCGTCACGGTGCTGGGCTTTTGCAACGCCTTTTGCCGCGACAAGACGCTTGCCGATGTCGAAGCCTGGCCCCAGGCGCTGTCATGTCTCGAGACGTGA
- the petA gene encoding ubiquinol-cytochrome c reductase iron-sulfur subunit has product MSQADDNAGTRRDFLYYATAGAGAVATGAAVWPLVNQMNPSADVQALSSIFVDISGVAVGTQLTVNFLGKPVFIRHRTQDEIDAARAVALSDLVDPTAENANLPSTAEATDENRTTPGKEEWLIMTGVCTHLGCVPLGNGAGDFGGWFCPCHGSHYDTAGRIRKGPAPQNLHIPVVAFVDDTTIQLG; this is encoded by the coding sequence GTGTCCCAAGCAGACGACAACGCAGGCACTCGCCGGGATTTTCTGTATTACGCGACCGCCGGTGCGGGCGCCGTGGCGACAGGGGCGGCCGTCTGGCCGCTGGTCAACCAGATGAATCCCTCGGCTGACGTGCAGGCCCTGTCTTCGATCTTCGTCGACATCAGTGGCGTTGCCGTCGGCACGCAGCTGACCGTGAACTTCCTGGGCAAGCCGGTGTTCATTCGCCACCGCACCCAGGACGAGATCGACGCCGCCCGTGCGGTGGCGCTGAGCGATCTGGTCGATCCGACCGCCGAGAACGCGAATCTCCCGTCCACAGCCGAGGCCACCGACGAAAACCGGACCACCCCCGGCAAGGAAGAATGGCTGATCATGACCGGCGTGTGCACCCACCTGGGTTGCGTCCCGCTGGGCAACGGCGCCGGCGATTTCGGCGGCTGGTTCTGCCCCTGCCACGGGTCGCACTATGACACCGCGGGCCGCATCCGCAAAGGTCCGGCGCCGCAGAACCTGCATATCCCCGTTGTCGCCTTTGTCGACGACACCACCATCCAGCTCGGCTAA
- a CDS encoding glutathione S-transferase family protein, whose protein sequence is MQAAPYQLHHVALSPFCRKVRLTLAEKRIPFTLKEERYWEGGTEFLRLNPAGKVPILRYEGRLLTESQAICEFLDEVHPAPALMPEDPAGRYEVRRLCAWFDDKFHTEVTANLLYERVNKKIMGRGYPDSEKIKLGSARIKYHLDYLGWLLEHRRWIAGNAMTLADFAAAAHLSCLDYINDIDWERAPAVKAWYQTIKSRPAFRPLLADQVPGFPPPRRYADLDF, encoded by the coding sequence ATGCAAGCCGCGCCCTATCAACTGCACCACGTCGCGCTGTCGCCCTTTTGCCGCAAGGTGCGGCTGACGCTGGCGGAAAAGCGCATCCCCTTCACGCTGAAGGAAGAACGCTATTGGGAAGGCGGGACCGAGTTCCTGCGCCTGAACCCTGCGGGCAAGGTGCCGATCCTGCGCTACGAGGGTCGGCTGCTGACCGAAAGCCAGGCGATCTGCGAATTCCTGGACGAGGTTCACCCCGCCCCCGCCCTGATGCCCGAAGACCCGGCCGGGCGCTACGAGGTGCGCCGCCTGTGCGCCTGGTTCGACGACAAGTTCCACACCGAGGTGACGGCAAACCTGCTCTACGAGCGGGTGAACAAGAAGATCATGGGCCGAGGCTACCCCGATTCCGAGAAGATCAAGCTGGGCTCGGCGCGGATCAAGTATCACCTGGATTACCTGGGCTGGCTGCTGGAGCACCGCCGCTGGATCGCCGGCAACGCGATGACGCTGGCCGATTTCGCCGCCGCGGCGCATCTGAGTTGCCTGGATTACATCAACGACATCGATTGGGAGCGGGCGCCGGCGGTGAAGGCCTGGTATCAGACGATCAAGTCGCGCCCCGCCTTTCGACCGCTGCTGGCCGACCAGGTCCCGGGCTTTCCCCCGCCCCGGCGCTATGCCGATCTCGATTTCTGA
- a CDS encoding HAMP domain-containing histidine kinase yields MFFRTLSGRFLLLMLLFVLLAEVLIFVPSVARFREDYLLTRLERAQIAALALLASDGQISDKLAEELLNTAGVYNVVLRRDAVRELVLSSPVPGPISATYDLRNPPLPDLMQDGISAMFVEDGTVIRLIGDPVQEAGLLIEVTMDAGPLRDGIRDYALRLLWLSLVITLATAALLFLSVQTLIVTPIRRVVASMAAYAKAPEDARSIIAPDARVTELREAEEALQHMQEDLTQALRQKERLAQLGGAVARISHDLRNILSTASLVADRMEGSSDPAVNRAAPKLLNAINRAVNLCESTLAFGKAEEPPPRLTQIALRPLIEDVTDAERLAGAGSEAVEFLVDVPASLTLRADAEQIFRVLSNLIRNARQAIEATGQPGTIEISAQDQDDGTVIRVIDTGPGLPQRARDNLFAAFQGGARKGGTGLGLVIAAELVRGHGGRLELVRSDAEGTEFRLWLPHGG; encoded by the coding sequence ATGTTCTTTCGGACGCTCTCGGGCCGATTTCTGCTGTTGATGCTGCTCTTCGTGCTGTTGGCCGAGGTGCTCATCTTCGTGCCCTCGGTCGCCCGCTTCCGCGAGGACTATCTGCTGACCCGCCTGGAACGGGCGCAGATCGCGGCGCTTGCGCTGCTGGCCTCGGACGGGCAGATCAGCGACAAGCTGGCCGAGGAACTGCTGAACACTGCCGGCGTCTACAACGTGGTCCTGCGCCGCGACGCGGTGCGCGAACTGGTGCTGTCCTCGCCCGTGCCGGGGCCCATTTCGGCGACCTACGACCTGCGCAACCCGCCCTTGCCCGACCTGATGCAGGACGGGATCAGCGCGATGTTCGTCGAGGACGGCACCGTGATCCGCCTGATCGGCGACCCGGTGCAGGAAGCCGGCCTGCTGATCGAGGTGACGATGGACGCCGGCCCCCTGCGCGACGGCATCCGCGATTATGCGCTCAGGCTCTTGTGGTTGTCGCTGGTCATCACCCTGGCCACCGCCGCGCTGCTGTTCCTGTCGGTGCAAACCCTGATCGTCACGCCGATTCGCCGCGTCGTCGCCTCGATGGCGGCCTATGCCAAGGCCCCCGAGGACGCGCGCAGCATCATCGCCCCCGACGCCCGCGTCACCGAACTGCGCGAGGCCGAGGAAGCCCTGCAACACATGCAGGAGGACCTGACCCAGGCGCTCAGGCAAAAGGAACGTCTGGCGCAACTGGGCGGGGCCGTGGCGCGGATCAGCCACGATCTGCGCAACATCCTGTCCACCGCGTCCCTGGTCGCAGACCGGATGGAGGGGTCCTCGGACCCGGCCGTCAACCGCGCCGCGCCAAAGCTGCTGAACGCGATCAACCGGGCGGTCAACCTGTGCGAAAGCACGCTGGCCTTCGGCAAGGCCGAGGAACCGCCGCCCCGCCTGACCCAGATCGCCCTGCGCCCGCTGATCGAGGACGTGACCGATGCCGAACGCCTGGCCGGCGCCGGCTCCGAGGCAGTCGAATTCCTGGTGGACGTGCCCGCGTCGCTGACGCTGCGCGCCGACGCCGAGCAGATCTTCCGCGTGCTCTCGAACCTGATCCGCAACGCCCGCCAGGCGATCGAGGCCACCGGCCAGCCCGGCACGATCGAGATCAGCGCCCAGGATCAGGACGACGGCACGGTGATCCGCGTCATCGACACCGGCCCCGGCCTGCCGCAACGCGCCCGCGACAATCTGTTCGCTGCGTTCCAGGGCGGTGCGCGCAAAGGGGGCACGGGGCTGGGGCTGGTCATCGCCGCCGAGTTGGTGCGCGGTCACGGCGGGCGGCTCGAACTGGTGCGCAGCGATGCCGAGGGCACCGAGTTCCGTCTCTGGCTGCCGCATGGCGGGTGA
- a CDS encoding cytochrome c1, with protein MIRKLALSTLTVAALCTAPVMAAEGGHIHDYAFSFEGPFGTYDRAQLQRGLQVYNEVCSACHGLELVTFRSLTDATGPGLDPDIMRAFAAEHEVPDGQGGYRTAGAPDHFPGSSLENAPDLSLMAKARAGFHGPYGLGINQLLHGMGGPEYIASFVTGFTGQETEQGGAIFYENAAFGGNVAMPPILSDGLVEYSDGTEATEHQMAQDVAAFLMWAAEPHLVQRKMWGFVGVVFLVLLASLLYLTNKRLWAPVKDQAKNS; from the coding sequence ATGATCCGCAAACTTGCCCTTTCGACCCTGACGGTCGCGGCGCTGTGCACCGCGCCGGTGATGGCGGCGGAAGGCGGTCATATCCATGACTACGCCTTCTCGTTCGAGGGCCCCTTCGGCACCTATGACCGCGCGCAGCTTCAGCGCGGCCTTCAGGTCTACAACGAGGTCTGCTCGGCCTGTCACGGCCTGGAGCTGGTGACGTTCCGTTCGCTCACCGATGCGACCGGCCCCGGCCTGGACCCCGACATCATGCGCGCCTTCGCGGCCGAGCATGAGGTGCCGGACGGCCAGGGCGGCTATCGCACCGCCGGCGCGCCCGACCACTTCCCCGGCTCGTCGCTGGAGAACGCGCCCGACCTCAGCCTGATGGCCAAGGCGCGCGCGGGCTTCCACGGCCCCTATGGGCTGGGCATCAACCAGCTTCTGCACGGCATGGGCGGCCCGGAATACATCGCCTCGTTCGTGACCGGCTTCACCGGTCAGGAAACCGAACAGGGCGGCGCGATCTTCTACGAGAACGCGGCCTTTGGCGGCAATGTCGCCATGCCTCCGATCCTGTCGGACGGGCTGGTCGAATACTCGGACGGGACCGAGGCGACCGAGCACCAGATGGCGCAGGACGTCGCCGCCTTCCTGATGTGGGCCGCCGAACCGCATCTGGTTCAGCGCAAGATGTGGGGCTTTGTCGGCGTCGTCTTCCTTGTGCTGCTGGCTTCGCTGCTCTACCTGACCAACAAGCGCCTGTGGGCGCCGGTCAAGGATCAGGCCAAGAACAGCTGA
- the queG gene encoding tRNA epoxyqueuosine(34) reductase QueG — MSLTAALRAQALAEGFSAMGVTRPDAIPEAAGRLARFVAEGRHGQMGWMAERMTWRGDPAALWPEARSVVMLAEVYSPDDDPMTAIARPEAGAISVYARNRDYHDVVKKRLKRLGRWLIERAGGEIKVFVDTAPVMEKPLAAAAGLGWQGKHTNLVSRALGNWFFLGAIFTTLALDHDAPGVDRCGACRACLDACPTGAFPAPYQIDARRCISYLTIEHHGPVDPALRPGLGNRIYGCDDCLAVCPWNKFAVRAREVRYAARADLIAPPLADLAALDDAGFRARFSGSPIKRIGRDRFVRNVLYAIGNSGSPRLAGAARDRLADADDTVRDAARWALSRLET; from the coding sequence ATGTCGCTGACCGCCGCCTTGCGGGCGCAGGCGCTGGCCGAGGGGTTCTCGGCGATGGGTGTCACGCGGCCCGACGCGATCCCCGAGGCCGCCGGGCGGCTGGCGCGATTCGTGGCCGAGGGGCGCCACGGCCAGATGGGATGGATGGCAGAGCGGATGACCTGGCGGGGCGATCCCGCCGCGTTGTGGCCCGAGGCCCGGTCGGTGGTGATGCTGGCCGAGGTCTATTCTCCGGACGACGACCCGATGACCGCGATCGCGCGGCCAGAGGCGGGGGCGATCAGCGTCTATGCGCGAAACCGCGACTACCACGACGTGGTGAAGAAGCGGTTGAAGCGGCTGGGCCGCTGGCTGATCGAACGCGCGGGGGGCGAGATCAAGGTCTTTGTCGATACCGCGCCGGTGATGGAAAAGCCGCTGGCCGCCGCCGCGGGTCTGGGTTGGCAGGGCAAGCACACCAATCTGGTGAGCCGCGCGTTGGGGAACTGGTTCTTTCTGGGCGCGATCTTCACCACGCTGGCGCTGGACCACGACGCGCCGGGCGTGGATCGCTGCGGCGCGTGCCGGGCCTGTCTGGATGCCTGCCCGACGGGGGCCTTTCCCGCGCCCTACCAGATCGATGCGCGGCGCTGCATTTCGTATCTGACGATCGAACATCACGGTCCCGTGGACCCGGCTCTTCGCCCGGGTCTGGGGAACCGCATCTACGGGTGCGACGATTGTCTGGCGGTCTGCCCGTGGAACAAGTTCGCGGTCCGGGCGCGCGAGGTCCGCTACGCGGCGCGCGCGGACCTGATCGCGCCGCCGCTGGCCGACCTGGCCGCGTTGGACGACGCCGGGTTTCGCGCGCGCTTCTCGGGCTCGCCCATCAAGCGGATCGGGCGGGACCGATTCGTGCGCAATGTGCTCTATGCCATCGGCAACAGCGGGTCCCCCCGGCTGGCCGGGGCGGCGCGGGATCGGCTGGCGGATGCTGACGACACGGTGCGCGATGCCGCCCGCTGGGCCTTGTCACGTCTCGAGACATGA
- a CDS encoding LysE family transporter encodes MGASLLPASAYLAAWGFLVMNVATPGPNVLNTIALAIGSGRRAALGAALGTGLGITVWCLGMVLGVSALLAALPVARMLLTLVAIGLLLWFASRYLSRARAGIAARRNRAPPAPQGRAGVTLTGGLLRSVSILLANPKALTTWLTMTAIFPVAQASPADVALLCLGSCIVAGGVHALYALAFSTAPAARAFLHAAPWINLGVGLFFGGFAATLAAGLLRLI; translated from the coding sequence ATGGGGGCATCGCTGTTGCCCGCGTCGGCCTATCTGGCGGCGTGGGGGTTTCTGGTGATGAATGTCGCCACGCCCGGACCCAACGTGCTGAACACGATCGCACTGGCGATCGGGTCGGGGCGGAGGGCGGCGCTGGGCGCGGCGCTGGGCACCGGCCTGGGCATCACCGTGTGGTGCCTGGGCATGGTGCTGGGGGTATCCGCGCTGCTGGCGGCGTTGCCGGTGGCGCGGATGCTTCTGACCCTGGTCGCCATTGGCCTGCTGCTGTGGTTCGCCAGCCGCTACCTGAGCCGGGCGCGCGCCGGCATCGCCGCGCGCCGCAATCGTGCACCGCCCGCGCCGCAGGGGCGGGCAGGGGTGACCCTGACCGGGGGCCTGCTGCGGTCGGTGTCGATTCTGCTGGCCAACCCCAAGGCACTGACGACCTGGCTGACGATGACGGCGATCTTTCCCGTCGCCCAGGCCAGCCCGGCCGACGTGGCGCTGCTGTGCCTGGGATCGTGCATCGTCGCGGGCGGCGTGCACGCGCTTTATGCGCTGGCCTTTTCGACCGCGCCGGCCGCGCGCGCCTTTCTTCACGCCGCGCCCTGGATCAATCTGGGCGTCGGGCTGTTCTTCGGCGGCTTCGCGGCAACCCTTGCAGCAGGGCTTTTGCGGCTTATCTGA
- a CDS encoding glutathione S-transferase, with the protein MRLHYSPTSPYARKVLVLLKETGQEATVTLQGAMGSPVDPGSMPLGANPLGKIPALERPDGCTLYDSRVICRYLATLAGSGPALYPEGARLWEVLTLEATADGILDAAILMRYETALRTPAQQLPEWIEGQWAKIARALDAIEERWMAHLEGPLCMGQIAVGCALTYLDFRHAARDWRAGRPALAAWEARFAQRAAMQATLPPAA; encoded by the coding sequence ATGAGACTTCACTACAGCCCGACCTCTCCCTACGCGCGCAAGGTTCTGGTGTTGCTGAAGGAAACCGGGCAAGAGGCGACAGTGACGCTGCAAGGCGCCATGGGCTCGCCCGTCGATCCCGGCTCGATGCCGCTGGGGGCGAACCCGTTGGGCAAGATCCCGGCGCTGGAACGGCCCGACGGCTGCACCCTTTACGACAGCCGGGTGATCTGCCGTTACCTGGCGACACTGGCCGGGTCGGGCCCGGCGCTCTATCCCGAGGGCGCCCGCCTGTGGGAGGTCCTGACGCTGGAAGCCACCGCCGACGGCATCCTGGATGCGGCGATCCTCATGCGCTACGAGACCGCGCTGCGCACGCCCGCGCAACAATTGCCCGAATGGATCGAGGGGCAGTGGGCCAAGATTGCCCGCGCCCTCGACGCGATCGAGGAACGCTGGATGGCGCATCTCGAAGGGCCCCTGTGCATGGGCCAGATCGCCGTCGGCTGCGCGCTCACCTATCTGGACTTCCGCCACGCGGCCCGCGACTGGCGCGCCGGCCGTCCCGCCCTCGCCGCGTGGGAGGCGCGCTTTGCGCAACGCGCCGCGATGCAGGCGACCCTGCCGCCCGCCGCCTGA
- a CDS encoding cytochrome b N-terminal domain-containing protein: MSGIPHDHYEPKTGLEKWLDRRLPIVGLIYDTLMIPTPKNLNWWWIWGIVLAFCLVLQIVTGIVLVMHYTPESTMAFNSVEHIMRDVNGGYMLRYLHANGASLFFFAVYIHIFRGLYYGSYKAPREVTWIIGMLIYLAMMATGFMGYVLPWGLMSFWGATVITGLFGAIPGIGPTIQEWLLGGPAVGNYTLNRFFSLHYLLPFVIAGLVILHIWAFHTTGNNNPAGIDVRKGSKEEAEKDTLPFWPYFVIKDLFALVVVLLVFWAIVAFMPNFLGHPDNYRLANPMQTPAHIVPEWYFLPFYAILRAFTADVWVVIAAHWVSFGIIDAKFFGVLAMFGAILVLALTPWLDTSSVRSGRFRPMFKSFFWLLVVDFVVLMWAGSMPAEGIYTNIALIGAAYWFAYFLVILPLLGVLERPTTPPATIEQDFKATVKAHAKKSGPAPEQIPAE; the protein is encoded by the coding sequence ATGTCCGGGATTCCCCACGACCATTACGAGCCCAAGACCGGCCTGGAGAAGTGGCTTGACCGCCGCCTGCCGATCGTCGGGCTGATCTATGATACCCTGATGATCCCCACCCCCAAGAACCTGAACTGGTGGTGGATCTGGGGTATCGTCCTGGCGTTCTGCCTGGTGTTGCAGATCGTCACCGGTATCGTTCTGGTGATGCACTACACGCCGGAATCGACGATGGCGTTCAATTCGGTCGAGCATATCATGCGCGACGTGAACGGCGGCTACATGCTGCGCTACCTGCACGCCAACGGCGCCTCGCTGTTCTTCTTCGCGGTCTATATCCACATCTTCCGCGGCCTCTACTACGGCAGCTACAAGGCCCCGCGCGAGGTGACCTGGATCATCGGCATGCTGATCTACCTGGCGATGATGGCGACCGGCTTCATGGGCTATGTGCTGCCCTGGGGGCTGATGTCGTTCTGGGGCGCCACGGTGATCACCGGCCTGTTCGGGGCGATCCCGGGCATCGGCCCGACCATCCAGGAATGGCTGCTGGGCGGACCGGCGGTCGGCAACTATACGCTGAACCGCTTCTTCTCGCTGCACTACCTGCTGCCCTTCGTGATCGCCGGTCTGGTGATCCTGCACATCTGGGCCTTCCACACCACGGGCAACAACAATCCCGCCGGCATCGACGTGCGCAAGGGATCGAAAGAGGAAGCCGAGAAGGACACGCTGCCCTTCTGGCCCTATTTCGTCATCAAGGACCTGTTCGCGCTGGTCGTCGTGCTGCTGGTGTTCTGGGCGATCGTCGCCTTCATGCCGAACTTCCTGGGCCACCCCGACAACTACCGTCTGGCGAACCCGATGCAGACCCCGGCGCATATCGTGCCCGAATGGTATTTCCTGCCATTCTACGCGATCCTGCGCGCCTTTACCGCGGATGTCTGGGTCGTGATCGCGGCGCATTGGGTCAGCTTCGGCATCATCGACGCCAAGTTCTTTGGCGTGCTGGCGATGTTCGGCGCGATCCTGGTGCTGGCGCTGACGCCCTGGCTGGACACCTCGTCGGTGCGTTCGGGACGGTTCCGCCCGATGTTCAAGTCGTTCTTCTGGCTGCTGGTGGTGGACTTCGTCGTGCTGATGTGGGCCGGTTCCATGCCGGCCGAGGGCATCTACACCAACATCGCGCTGATCGGTGCGGCATACTGGTTCGCCTATTTCCTGGTGATCCTGCCGTTGCTGGGCGTGCTGGAGCGTCCGACCACCCCGCCGGCCACGATCGAGCAGGATTTCAAGGCGACCGTGAAAGCGCACGCCAAGAAATCGGGCCCCGCGCCCGAGCAGATCCCGGCCGAGTGA
- the mtgA gene encoding monofunctional biosynthetic peptidoglycan transglycosylase, which translates to MAGKRRNRKTSKPRLLDRAAMGLRRLARWAALAASGVAALLVAWIALYRVVDPPGGLYMWGESRRLGGITQEWVDFDAIAPVMARSVVAAEDVNFCNHWGFDLRAIRAALAEGADRGASTITQQVVKNTFLWHGRSWLRKALEAVMTPLVEILWPKQRILEVYLNLAEFDEGIFGVQAAAQRYFARDARALTAQEAALLAAVLPAPQTRDAARPDGFLGRRAASIADGAATIARDNRSACFGG; encoded by the coding sequence ATGGCAGGCAAACGCAGAAACAGGAAGACGTCGAAACCGCGGCTGCTGGACCGCGCGGCGATGGGGCTGCGGCGGCTGGCGCGCTGGGCTGCGCTGGCCGCCTCGGGTGTGGCGGCGTTGCTGGTGGCGTGGATCGCGCTCTATCGGGTGGTCGATCCGCCGGGGGGCCTCTACATGTGGGGCGAATCGCGGCGCCTGGGCGGCATCACCCAGGAATGGGTCGATTTCGACGCCATCGCGCCGGTGATGGCGCGCTCGGTCGTTGCCGCCGAGGACGTGAATTTCTGCAACCACTGGGGGTTCGACCTGCGCGCGATCCGCGCGGCCCTTGCCGAGGGCGCGGATCGCGGCGCCTCGACCATCACCCAGCAAGTGGTGAAGAACACCTTTCTGTGGCACGGGCGCAGTTGGCTGCGAAAGGCGCTCGAGGCGGTCATGACCCCGCTAGTCGAAATCCTGTGGCCCAAACAGCGCATACTCGAGGTTTACCTGAACCTGGCGGAATTCGACGAGGGCATTTTTGGCGTGCAGGCCGCCGCGCAACGCTACTTTGCCCGCGACGCGCGCGCGCTGACGGCGCAGGAGGCCGCGCTGCTGGCCGCCGTGCTGCCCGCGCCGCAAACCCGCGACGCGGCGCGGCCCGACGGGTTCCTCGGCCGCAGGGCCGCATCGATCGCCGACGGCGCCGCGACGATTGCGCGCGACAACCGCTCGGCCTGTTTCGGCGGTTGA